The following are encoded in a window of Bradyrhizobium guangdongense genomic DNA:
- a CDS encoding multidrug effflux MFS transporter, giving the protein MHGMISGPPEAATKNIATSRVVLLLLVVMTGVAPISLYILVPALPVLATTFGRDISIAQMTVSLYMVGIALSQLIMGPLSDKFGRRPVLLGGLALMVGASVACMFTETLPQLIAARFFQALGGASGMVISRAIIRDIYERDRVASMISLVVAALMIGQMVSPLTGGLIETAFGWRAIFYAVTAGALAVAVGIAIALPETRRDRAVGSGGFRSDVGGLIKSRAFIGYVMCQVLASQIIFTFAGGGPYIVVTQMGRTSAEYGAWFATTGFAYLIGNLLCVRFAPRHALEKLIWFGLALQLCGSLLNLMWSLTGWNEAPGWLFGTQMIVMVGNAFVMANSAAGAISIRPEAAGTASGAMGFLQQGIGALMSQFGAYLGGHSATTLALTSAVLAISLLCACTMIFVVPRGEIMVSEALIEQAEEEETGMM; this is encoded by the coding sequence ATGCACGGCATGATCAGCGGGCCGCCGGAGGCGGCGACGAAGAACATCGCGACCTCGCGCGTGGTGTTGCTGCTTCTGGTCGTCATGACAGGGGTCGCCCCGATCTCGCTGTACATCCTGGTCCCGGCGCTGCCCGTGCTGGCAACGACGTTCGGTCGCGACATCTCGATCGCGCAGATGACGGTGTCGCTCTATATGGTCGGCATCGCCCTGTCGCAGCTCATCATGGGACCGCTGTCGGACAAGTTCGGCCGGCGCCCGGTGCTGCTTGGCGGCCTCGCGTTGATGGTCGGGGCGAGTGTCGCCTGCATGTTCACCGAGACCCTGCCGCAACTGATCGCCGCGCGCTTCTTCCAGGCGCTCGGCGGCGCCTCCGGCATGGTGATCAGCCGCGCCATCATCCGCGACATCTATGAGCGCGACCGCGTTGCCTCCATGATCAGCCTCGTGGTCGCGGCCCTGATGATCGGCCAGATGGTCTCGCCGCTCACCGGCGGCCTGATCGAGACCGCGTTCGGCTGGCGCGCGATCTTCTACGCCGTCACGGCCGGTGCGCTTGCGGTGGCCGTCGGCATCGCCATCGCATTGCCGGAGACGCGTCGCGATCGAGCGGTCGGCAGCGGCGGCTTTCGCAGCGACGTCGGCGGCCTGATCAAGAGCCGCGCCTTCATCGGCTATGTGATGTGCCAGGTGCTGGCGTCGCAGATCATCTTCACCTTCGCCGGCGGCGGTCCCTACATCGTCGTGACCCAGATGGGGCGGACCAGCGCCGAATACGGCGCGTGGTTCGCCACGACGGGCTTTGCGTATCTGATCGGCAATCTGCTCTGCGTGCGCTTTGCGCCGCGGCACGCGCTGGAGAAGCTGATCTGGTTCGGGCTCGCCCTGCAGCTTTGCGGCAGCCTGTTGAACCTGATGTGGAGTCTGACCGGCTGGAACGAAGCACCTGGCTGGCTGTTCGGCACGCAGATGATCGTGATGGTCGGCAATGCCTTCGTGATGGCGAATTCCGCGGCCGGCGCCATCAGCATCCGTCCCGAAGCCGCCGGCACCGCCTCGGGCGCGATGGGCTTTCTGCAACAGGGTATCGGCGCGCTGATGTCGCAATTCGGCGCCTATCTCGGCGGCCACTCGGCCACCACGCTGGCGCTCACCTCCGCCGTCCTCGCCATCTCGCTGCTCTGCGCCTGCACGATGATCTTCGTGGTGCCGCGCGGCGAGATCATGGTGAGCGAGGCACTGATCGAGCAGGCGGAAGAGGAAGAGACCGGGATGATGTAG
- a CDS encoding outer membrane protein assembly factor BamD — MSAQRMTRGYLLVSPIGTRRLLQAATLLLLAVPLAGCGTGSLWDKFTQKDDTFVEEPADKIYNEGLYLMNEKKDMKAATKKFEEVDRQHPYSDWARKSLLMSAYASYQGGDYDGCIGAATRYVTLHPGSPDAAYAQYLIAASHYDQIPDISRDQARTEKAIASLEEVVRKYPTSEYATSAKAKIEGARDQLAGKEMNVGRYYMQKRDYTAAINRYKTVVTQYQTTRHVEEALYRLTEAYMSIGIVGEAQTAAAVLGHNFPDSRWYKDAYNLVKSGGLEPSENQGSWISRTFKKIGL; from the coding sequence ATGTCGGCACAGCGTATGACGCGCGGATATCTCTTGGTTTCTCCGATCGGAACTCGTCGGCTGCTTCAGGCGGCAACTCTCCTGCTGCTCGCGGTGCCGCTGGCTGGCTGCGGTACCGGGTCGCTCTGGGACAAGTTCACCCAGAAGGACGACACCTTCGTCGAGGAGCCCGCCGACAAGATCTACAATGAGGGCTTGTACCTCATGAACGAAAAGAAGGACATGAAGGCGGCGACCAAGAAGTTCGAAGAGGTCGACCGCCAGCATCCTTATTCCGACTGGGCGCGCAAATCGCTGCTGATGTCGGCTTACGCGTCCTACCAGGGCGGCGACTATGACGGCTGCATCGGCGCCGCGACGCGCTACGTCACCCTGCATCCCGGCAGCCCGGATGCCGCCTACGCGCAGTACCTGATCGCCGCATCCCATTACGACCAGATCCCGGATATCAGCCGCGACCAGGCCCGCACCGAGAAGGCGATCGCCTCGCTGGAAGAGGTGGTGCGCAAATATCCGACCTCCGAATACGCGACCTCCGCCAAGGCCAAGATCGAGGGCGCCCGCGATCAGCTCGCCGGCAAGGAAATGAACGTCGGCCGCTACTACATGCAGAAGCGCGACTACACCGCCGCAATCAACCGCTACAAGACCGTGGTGACGCAGTATCAGACCACGCGCCACGTCGAGGAGGCGCTCTACCGCCTCACCGAGGCCTATATGTCGATCGGCATCGTCGGCGAGGCCCAGACCGCCGCCGCTGTGCTCGGCCACAATTTTCCTGACAGCCGCTGGTACAAGGACGCCTATAATCTTGTAAAATCGGGCGGTCTCGAGCCGAGCGAGAATCAGGGGTCCTGGATCAGCCGGACCTTCAAGAAGATAGGCCTCTAG
- a CDS encoding Flp family type IVb pilin — translation MVSKFWSDESGATAIEYGLIAAGIALAIITVVNSLGTTLNDKFTSISSSLK, via the coding sequence ATGGTTTCGAAGTTCTGGTCCGATGAGTCTGGCGCGACTGCGATTGAATACGGGCTGATCGCGGCCGGTATCGCGCTGGCGATCATCACGGTGGTGAACAGCCTGGGCACCACGCTGAACGACAAGTTCACCTCGATTAGCAGCTCCTTGAAGTAA
- a CDS encoding aminopeptidase P family protein, translating to MFEAHFQTFEEPEAGVALTARLAALREELTRRKLSGFVVPRADQQQNEYVAPSEERLAWLTGFTGSAGLAVVLAQEAALFVDGRYTIQAAKQVDAKAWAVESLIDPPPESWVSAHLKSGDRLGFDPWLHTFAAAERLSAACAKAGAELVAVDSNPVDAVWHDRPQPPIAPVAIHGLQYAGVAEAEKLAQIKAEIEKLGADALVLSDSHAVAWSFNIRGADVAHTPLPLSYAVVPKVGRPTVFIDHRKLSNLTRDHLEQSADVREPDALTPTLMALARSGGAIALDSATAADALSRLIAGAGGKPVRGSDPIALLKAVKNATEIKGTQTAHRRDAIALARFLAFIDREAASGKLTEIDAVEALETFRRDTGALKDVSFPTISGTGPNGAIVHYRVTRKSNRRIVPGDLLLIDSGAQYEDGTTDVTRTMAVGEPTAEMRDRFTRVLRGHIAIARAVFPDGTTGAQLDTLARQYLWAAGVDFEHGTGHGVGSYLSVHEGPARISKLGTTPLKRGMILSNEPGYYKTDGFGIRIENLELVVEASIKGAEKSMNAFETLTLAPIDRRLIDTSMLSKEELAWLNSYHARVRDEVRPALDEATKSWLDQATAELRA from the coding sequence ATGTTCGAAGCACACTTCCAGACATTCGAGGAGCCGGAGGCCGGCGTCGCATTGACGGCGCGGCTGGCTGCGCTCCGTGAAGAACTCACCCGCCGCAAATTGAGCGGCTTCGTCGTTCCGCGGGCCGACCAGCAGCAGAATGAATATGTGGCGCCCTCCGAAGAGCGGCTCGCCTGGCTGACCGGCTTCACCGGCTCGGCCGGCCTTGCCGTGGTGCTGGCCCAGGAAGCCGCATTGTTCGTCGACGGCCGCTACACGATCCAGGCAGCCAAGCAGGTCGACGCCAAGGCCTGGGCGGTGGAATCGCTAATCGATCCGCCTCCCGAGAGCTGGGTCTCGGCGCATCTCAAATCAGGCGATCGCCTAGGATTTGATCCGTGGCTGCACACTTTTGCGGCAGCCGAGCGGCTCTCCGCCGCCTGCGCCAAGGCGGGCGCCGAACTGGTGGCGGTCGACAGCAATCCGGTCGATGCGGTCTGGCACGACCGGCCGCAGCCGCCCATCGCGCCGGTGGCGATCCACGGCCTGCAATATGCGGGCGTGGCGGAGGCCGAGAAGCTGGCGCAGATCAAGGCCGAGATCGAGAAGCTGGGCGCCGATGCCCTGGTGCTGTCCGACAGCCATGCGGTCGCCTGGAGCTTCAACATCCGCGGCGCCGACGTCGCACATACGCCGCTGCCGCTGTCCTATGCGGTGGTGCCCAAGGTCGGGCGGCCCACTGTTTTCATCGACCACCGCAAGCTCTCGAACCTGACGCGCGATCATCTCGAGCAATCGGCCGACGTGCGCGAGCCCGATGCGCTGACGCCGACGCTGATGGCGCTGGCGAGAAGCGGCGGGGCAATCGCGCTCGACAGCGCCACCGCGGCCGACGCCCTGAGCCGGCTGATCGCGGGCGCCGGCGGCAAGCCCGTGCGCGGCAGCGATCCGATCGCGCTGCTGAAGGCGGTCAAGAACGCGACCGAAATCAAGGGCACGCAGACCGCGCACCGTCGCGACGCCATCGCGCTGGCGCGCTTTCTCGCCTTCATCGATCGCGAGGCGGCAAGCGGCAAGCTGACCGAAATCGACGCGGTCGAAGCGCTGGAAACGTTCCGCCGCGACACCGGCGCGCTGAAGGACGTGTCGTTCCCGACCATATCGGGCACCGGTCCGAACGGCGCCATCGTGCACTACCGCGTCACCCGCAAGAGCAACCGGCGCATCGTACCCGGCGATCTCCTGCTGATCGATTCCGGCGCGCAATATGAAGACGGCACCACCGACGTGACGCGCACCATGGCTGTCGGCGAACCGACGGCGGAGATGCGCGACCGCTTCACCCGCGTGCTGCGCGGCCATATCGCGATCGCCCGCGCGGTCTTCCCCGACGGCACCACCGGCGCGCAGCTCGATACGCTGGCACGGCAATATCTCTGGGCCGCCGGCGTCGATTTCGAGCACGGCACCGGCCACGGCGTCGGCAGCTATCTCTCGGTCCACGAAGGACCGGCGCGGATCTCGAAGCTCGGCACCACGCCGCTCAAGCGCGGCATGATCCTCTCCAACGAGCCCGGCTATTACAAGACCGACGGTTTCGGCATCCGCATCGAAAACCTCGAGCTGGTGGTCGAAGCCAGCATCAAGGGCGCCGAGAAGTCGATGAACGCGTTCGAGACGCTGACGCTCGCGCCGATCGACCGCCGGCTCATCGACACATCGATGCTGAGCAAGGAGGAACTCGCCTGGCTCAATTCTTACCACGCGCGTGTCCGCGACGAGGTGCGGCCGGCGCTGGATGAGGCGACGAAGAGCTGGCTCGACCAAGCGACGGCGGAGCTGCGGGCCTGA
- a CDS encoding phytoene desaturase family protein — MTDTDVVIIGAGHNGLTCAAYLASAGLRVRVVERRKVVGGAAVTEEFHPGFRNSVAAYTVSLLNPQVIRDLGLAEQGLRVVERRAQNFLPAPDGNYLLTGEGRTKAAVARLSTRDADALDGFSRELEDIADVLRQFVLRAPPNLLASFGLGAIREAANALTTANILRGLRLEQSRSLLDLFTRSAGEMLDERFEHDLVKALFGFDAIVGNYASPYAAGSAYVMLHHAFGEVNGKKGVWGHAIGGMGAITQAMARAARARGVTIDLDAGVREVIVERDRAVGVVLENGTAIRAKYVAANVNPKLLYTRLVAADALPQDFLARIRRWKNGSGTFRMNVALDRLPSFAALPGDGDHLTSGIILAPDLGYMDRAYLDARAQGWSRQPIVEMLIPSTLDDTLAPAGHHVASLFCQHVAPELPDGRSWDDHRDEVADLMIATVDSYAPGFAASVLGRQILSPLDLERQFGLLGGDIFHGALTLNQLFSARPMLGHADYRGPLKGLYHCGSGAHPGGGVTGAPGHNAAQAILRDHRRLFASRG, encoded by the coding sequence ATGACAGATACCGACGTCGTCATCATCGGCGCTGGCCATAACGGCCTCACTTGCGCGGCCTATCTCGCGAGCGCGGGCTTGCGCGTGCGCGTGGTCGAGCGGCGCAAGGTGGTCGGCGGCGCCGCGGTTACGGAGGAGTTTCATCCGGGCTTCCGCAACTCGGTCGCGGCCTACACGGTGAGCCTGCTCAATCCGCAGGTCATCCGCGATCTGGGGCTTGCAGAGCAGGGCCTGCGTGTCGTCGAGCGGCGCGCGCAGAATTTTCTGCCCGCACCGGACGGCAACTACCTCCTCACCGGCGAAGGCCGGACGAAAGCCGCCGTTGCGCGGCTCAGTACGCGCGATGCCGACGCCCTCGACGGCTTTTCGCGCGAGCTCGAGGATATCGCCGATGTGCTCAGGCAGTTCGTGCTGCGCGCGCCGCCGAATCTGCTTGCCAGCTTTGGCCTTGGCGCGATCCGCGAGGCCGCGAACGCACTGACGACAGCCAATATCCTGCGCGGCCTGAGGCTGGAACAAAGCCGCAGCCTGCTCGATCTCTTCACGCGTTCGGCCGGCGAGATGCTGGATGAGCGGTTCGAGCACGATCTGGTCAAGGCACTGTTCGGCTTCGATGCCATCGTCGGCAATTATGCGAGCCCTTATGCGGCCGGCTCCGCCTATGTGATGCTGCATCACGCCTTTGGCGAGGTGAACGGCAAGAAGGGCGTCTGGGGTCACGCCATCGGCGGCATGGGCGCGATCACGCAGGCCATGGCGCGCGCCGCGCGTGCCAGGGGCGTCACGATCGACCTCGACGCCGGCGTGCGCGAAGTCATCGTGGAGCGCGACCGCGCCGTCGGCGTGGTGTTGGAGAACGGCACGGCGATCCGCGCAAAATATGTGGCCGCCAACGTCAATCCAAAACTGCTTTACACGCGGCTGGTCGCGGCGGACGCCCTGCCGCAGGACTTCCTCGCCCGCATCCGCCGCTGGAAGAACGGCTCCGGCACCTTCCGCATGAACGTGGCGCTCGACCGCCTGCCCTCCTTCGCCGCGCTACCCGGCGACGGCGATCACCTCACCTCCGGCATCATCCTGGCGCCTGATCTCGGCTATATGGACCGAGCCTATCTCGATGCGCGGGCGCAGGGCTGGAGCCGTCAGCCGATCGTCGAGATGCTGATTCCATCGACGCTCGACGACACGCTCGCCCCTGCCGGACACCACGTCGCGAGCCTGTTCTGCCAGCATGTCGCGCCCGAACTGCCCGATGGAAGGTCCTGGGACGACCATCGCGACGAGGTTGCCGATCTCATGATCGCGACGGTGGACAGCTACGCGCCCGGTTTTGCCGCGAGCGTCCTCGGCCGCCAGATCCTGTCCCCGCTCGATCTCGAGCGGCAATTCGGCCTGCTCGGCGGCGATATCTTCCACGGCGCGTTGACGCTGAACCAGCTGTTCTCGGCGCGGCCGATGCTGGGCCATGCCGATTATCGCGGGCCGTTGAAGGGGCTCTACCATTGCGGCTCCGGGGCCCATCCCGGCGGCGGCGTCACCGGAGCCCCTGGCCACAATGCAGCGCAGGCCATACTGAGAGATCACCGCAGGCTGTTCGCAAGCCGTGGATAG
- the recN gene encoding DNA repair protein RecN codes for MLARLSIRDIVLIERLDIEFATGLAVLTGETGAGKSILLDAFALALGGRGDAGLVRHGAEQGQVTAVFDVPKNHPAAKILAENGLDDTGEMILRRVQLADGRTRAFINDQSISVQTLKAVGAALVEIHGQHDERALVDAATHRRLLDAFAGLEKDVAAVEALWDARRSANSELEEHRAGMERAAREADYLRHASDELKQLAPKDGEETSLAHRRTTMMQGEKIASDLREAQEVVGGHNSPVAALSAAVRRLERRGVNSPALVEPAVKAIDVAINALEEADQHLQAALAATDFDPAELERIEERLFALRAASRKYSTPVDGLAALAAKYAADVVLIDAGASRLKKLEQAAIEADSRYATAAKKLSAARQKSAEKLNKAVTAELAPLKLERAKFITQVTTDEAAPGPQGFDRVEFWVQTNPGTKPGPMMKVASGGELSRFLLALKVVLSDRGSAPTLVFDEIDTGVGGAVADAIGARLARLAGKVQVMAVTHAPQVAARADQHLLISKDALDKGRRVATRVNALADDHRREEIARMLAGAEITAEARAAADRLLKAAS; via the coding sequence ATGCTGGCGCGTCTGTCGATCCGTGACATCGTCCTGATCGAACGGCTCGATATCGAATTCGCCACCGGGCTTGCGGTTTTGACCGGCGAGACCGGTGCGGGCAAATCCATCCTGCTCGATGCCTTTGCGTTGGCGCTCGGCGGCCGCGGCGACGCCGGCCTCGTGCGCCATGGCGCGGAGCAGGGTCAGGTCACCGCCGTCTTCGATGTCCCGAAGAATCACCCCGCGGCGAAGATCCTGGCCGAAAACGGGCTCGACGATACCGGCGAGATGATCCTCCGCCGGGTCCAGCTCGCCGACGGCCGTACCCGCGCCTTCATCAACGACCAGTCGATCAGCGTGCAGACGCTGAAAGCGGTCGGCGCCGCGCTGGTCGAGATCCATGGCCAGCATGACGAGCGCGCGCTGGTCGATGCCGCCACGCATCGCCGCCTGCTCGACGCCTTTGCCGGCCTCGAAAAGGACGTGGCGGCCGTCGAAGCGCTGTGGGACGCGCGCCGCTCGGCCAATAGCGAGCTGGAAGAGCATCGCGCCGGCATGGAGCGCGCCGCGCGTGAGGCCGATTATCTGCGTCACGCCTCCGACGAGCTCAAGCAGCTCGCGCCCAAGGACGGCGAGGAGACCTCGCTGGCCCATCGCCGCACCACCATGATGCAGGGCGAGAAGATCGCCTCCGATCTGCGCGAGGCGCAGGAGGTCGTCGGCGGCCATAATTCGCCGGTTGCGGCGCTGTCGGCCGCGGTGCGTCGGCTGGAGCGCCGCGGCGTCAATTCACCGGCGCTGGTCGAGCCCGCGGTGAAGGCGATCGACGTCGCCATCAACGCGCTGGAGGAGGCCGATCAGCATCTCCAGGCGGCGCTTGCCGCGACCGATTTCGATCCCGCCGAGCTCGAGCGCATCGAGGAGCGGCTGTTCGCGCTGCGCGCCGCCTCGCGCAAATATTCGACGCCGGTCGATGGGCTGGCGGCATTGGCCGCCAAATACGCCGCCGATGTCGTGCTGATCGATGCGGGCGCCTCGCGCCTGAAGAAGCTGGAGCAGGCCGCAATCGAGGCCGATAGCCGCTACGCGACGGCCGCGAAGAAGCTCTCCGCGGCGCGGCAGAAATCGGCCGAGAAGCTCAACAAGGCCGTTACCGCCGAGCTTGCCCCGCTCAAGCTCGAACGCGCCAAATTCATCACCCAGGTCACCACCGACGAGGCTGCCCCCGGGCCGCAAGGCTTCGACCGCGTCGAGTTCTGGGTGCAGACCAATCCCGGCACCAAGCCGGGTCCGATGATGAAGGTTGCCTCCGGCGGTGAGCTCTCGCGCTTCCTTTTGGCCCTCAAGGTCGTCTTGTCCGACCGCGGCTCCGCACCGACGCTCGTGTTCGATGAAATCGACACCGGCGTCGGCGGCGCGGTTGCGGATGCCATCGGCGCCCGGCTGGCGCGTCTCGCTGGCAAGGTCCAGGTGATGGCCGTGACCCACGCCCCGCAGGTCGCCGCCCGCGCCGACCAGCATCTCCTGATATCCAAGGATGCGCTGGACAAGGGCAGGCGCGTCGCCACGCGCGTCAATGCGCTCGCCGACGACCACCGCCGCGAGGAAATCGCCCGCATGCTCGCCGGCGCCGAGATCACGGCCGAGGCGCGGGCGGCCGCGGACCGGCTGCTCAAGGCGGCAAGCTAG
- a CDS encoding 50S ribosomal protein L11 methyltransferase, whose protein sequence is MQLSPTHRASFSIGTEAAARRVVDVLTEVFFEGDAAVAAFERPDGQWDVTLHFAAAPDQAGLRELVANSAGNDVAARLAFDTVEAKDWVKASLEDLVPVPAGRFVVHGSHDRDRVAPNKLAIEIEAALAFGTGHHGTTRGCLLLLDHVLKHARPKRVLDLGTGTGVLGIAAAKALHLRVLASDIDPPSVRVAAENAALNETGQYVRVIRATGFAAPDFAKSGPFDLVLANILANPLRQLAGPMVRHLAPGARVILSGLLTHQAPAVIAAYRARGLVPLRHLRIEGWSSLLLRKVD, encoded by the coding sequence ATGCAGCTTTCCCCTACCCATCGCGCCAGCTTTTCGATCGGCACCGAAGCCGCAGCCAGGCGCGTGGTCGATGTGTTGACCGAGGTCTTTTTCGAGGGCGATGCCGCGGTCGCCGCCTTCGAGCGACCGGACGGGCAATGGGACGTCACGCTGCATTTCGCCGCGGCGCCGGATCAGGCGGGCCTACGCGAACTCGTTGCAAATTCAGCAGGAAATGACGTCGCCGCCAGGCTTGCCTTCGACACGGTCGAGGCAAAGGACTGGGTCAAGGCGAGCCTGGAGGACCTCGTCCCGGTCCCGGCCGGACGCTTCGTCGTCCACGGCAGCCACGACCGCGACCGCGTGGCGCCGAACAAGCTCGCCATCGAGATCGAAGCGGCACTCGCCTTCGGGACCGGACACCACGGCACTACGCGTGGCTGTTTACTCCTGCTTGACCATGTCCTGAAACATGCGCGGCCGAAGCGCGTGCTCGATCTCGGCACCGGAACCGGTGTGCTGGGCATCGCAGCCGCCAAGGCGCTGCATCTGAGGGTGCTGGCCTCCGACATCGATCCGCCTTCTGTACGGGTCGCGGCCGAGAACGCAGCCCTGAACGAAACAGGCCAATATGTGCGGGTGATCCGCGCCACCGGCTTCGCTGCGCCGGATTTTGCCAAGAGCGGTCCGTTCGACCTGGTGCTCGCCAACATCCTTGCCAATCCCCTGCGGCAATTGGCGGGCCCGATGGTCCGGCATCTCGCGCCCGGCGCTCGCGTCATCCTCTCCGGCCTGCTGACCCATCAGGCGCCCGCCGTGATCGCCGCTTACCGCGCGCGCGGCCTCGTGCCGCTTCGGCATCTGCGGATCGAGGGCTGGAGCAGTTTGTTGCTGCGGAAAGTGGATTGA
- the ligA gene encoding NAD-dependent DNA ligase LigA, with the protein MARAARSKPLRDVADLTKAQAKVEHVRLALELEEHDRRYYQEDAPTVTDAEYDALRQRFNAIEKRFPEFVSGDSPSQKIGAAPSGRFRKVRHAVPMLSLDNAFAEEDVRDFVGRIVRFLKLDDDNVNFSAEPKIDGLSMSLRYEGGDLVTAATRGDGTEGEDVTANIRTLEDVPQKLKGRNIPDICEVRGEVYMTKKAFLALNERQKAEGATIFANPRNSAAGSLRQKDPTITASRPLGFFAYAWGEMSAMPEDTQSSMIHWFERCGFKTNPLTKLCHSVEELLAFHRSIEEQRAKLDYDIDGVVYKVDRIDWQERLGFVSRTPRWGIAHKFPAERAMTVLRAIEIQVGRTGSFTPVGKLEPVGVGGVIVQNVTLHNEDYIKGIGNKGESLRDGRDIRIGDTVVIQRAGDVIPQVVDVVLDKRPKSAKEFHFPKKCPCPLHTDVTREETATGEEGSRARCTGEFACPYQKIEHLKLFVSRRAFDIDGLGEKQLQYFFDEGWVREPADIFTLEKRNAKLKLEEIEGYGTTSVRNLFGAIESRRRIALERFIYALGMRHVGETTALALARGYGSWEAFHDACLKVAKGDEEAMAEMDALDQIGDTVIRSIADYFGESHNRGIVERLTREVEIVDAEKPKSNSAVAGKTVVFTGSLEKMTRDEAKATAERLGAKVSGSVSKKTDLVVAGPGAGSKLADANKHGVKVLTEDEWLKLIGE; encoded by the coding sequence ATGGCAAGAGCAGCAAGATCAAAACCGCTCCGTGACGTCGCCGACCTCACCAAGGCGCAGGCCAAGGTCGAGCACGTCAGGCTCGCGCTCGAGCTCGAAGAGCACGACAGGCGCTACTACCAGGAAGATGCGCCTACCGTCACCGACGCCGAGTACGACGCGCTGCGTCAGCGCTTCAACGCGATCGAAAAGCGCTTTCCTGAATTCGTCAGCGGGGATTCGCCGTCGCAGAAGATCGGCGCGGCGCCGTCCGGCCGCTTCAGGAAGGTGCGGCACGCCGTGCCGATGCTGTCGCTCGACAACGCGTTTGCCGAGGAGGACGTGCGCGACTTCGTCGGCCGTATCGTGCGCTTCCTGAAGCTCGACGACGACAACGTCAATTTCTCCGCAGAGCCGAAGATCGACGGCCTGTCGATGTCGCTGCGCTATGAGGGCGGCGACCTCGTCACCGCGGCAACGCGCGGCGACGGGACAGAGGGCGAGGACGTCACTGCCAACATCCGCACGCTCGAAGACGTGCCGCAGAAGTTGAAGGGGCGCAACATCCCCGACATCTGCGAGGTGCGCGGCGAGGTCTACATGACCAAGAAGGCCTTCCTCGCGCTCAACGAACGGCAGAAGGCGGAAGGCGCCACCATCTTCGCCAATCCGCGCAATTCGGCCGCAGGCTCGTTGCGGCAGAAGGATCCGACCATCACCGCCTCGCGCCCGCTCGGCTTCTTCGCCTATGCCTGGGGCGAGATGAGCGCGATGCCGGAGGACACGCAGAGCAGCATGATTCACTGGTTCGAGCGCTGCGGCTTCAAGACCAATCCGTTGACGAAGCTCTGTCATTCCGTCGAGGAGCTGCTCGCTTTTCATCGTTCCATCGAGGAGCAGCGCGCAAAACTGGACTACGACATCGACGGCGTCGTCTACAAGGTCGACCGCATCGACTGGCAGGAGCGGCTCGGCTTCGTCTCGCGCACGCCGCGCTGGGGCATTGCGCATAAATTTCCGGCCGAGCGCGCCATGACGGTGCTGCGCGCCATCGAGATCCAGGTCGGGCGCACCGGCTCGTTCACGCCGGTCGGCAAGCTCGAGCCGGTCGGCGTCGGCGGCGTGATCGTGCAGAACGTCACGCTGCACAACGAGGACTACATCAAGGGCATCGGCAACAAGGGCGAGAGCTTGCGCGATGGCCGCGACATCAGGATCGGCGATACCGTCGTGATCCAGCGCGCCGGCGACGTCATCCCGCAGGTGGTCGATGTCGTCCTCGACAAGCGGCCGAAGAGCGCTAAGGAATTCCACTTCCCGAAGAAGTGTCCATGCCCGCTGCACACCGACGTCACGCGCGAGGAGACGGCGACGGGAGAGGAGGGCTCGCGTGCCCGCTGCACCGGCGAGTTCGCCTGCCCCTATCAGAAGATCGAGCACCTCAAGCTGTTCGTGTCGCGCCGCGCTTTCGACATCGACGGTCTCGGCGAGAAGCAGCTCCAGTATTTCTTCGATGAAGGATGGGTGAGAGAGCCCGCCGACATCTTCACGCTGGAGAAGCGCAACGCGAAGCTCAAGCTCGAGGAGATCGAGGGCTACGGCACGACCTCGGTGCGCAATCTGTTCGGCGCCATCGAGAGCCGGCGCAGAATCGCGCTGGAGCGCTTCATCTACGCGCTCGGCATGCGCCATGTCGGCGAGACCACCGCCCTGGCGCTGGCGCGCGGCTACGGCTCCTGGGAAGCCTTCCACGACGCCTGCCTCAAGGTCGCCAAGGGCGACGAGGAAGCGATGGCGGAGATGGATGCGCTGGACCAGATCGGCGACACCGTGATCAGGAGCATCGCCGATTATTTCGGCGAGAGCCACAATCGCGGCATCGTCGAGCGGCTGACCCGGGAGGTCGAGATCGTCGACGCCGAGAAGCCGAAGAGCAACTCGGCCGTCGCCGGCAAGACGGTCGTATTCACAGGCTCGCTGGAGAAGATGACGCGCGACGAGGCCAAGGCGACCGCGGAGCGGCTGGGCGCCAAGGTCTCGGGCTCGGTGTCGAAGAAGACCGATCTCGTCGTCGCCGGCCCCGGCGCAGGCTCGAAGCTCGCGGACGCCAACAAGCACGGCGTCAAGGTGCTGACCGAGGACGAGTGGTTGAAGCTGATCGGGGAGTGA